DNA sequence from the Pseudomonadota bacterium genome:
TTCCAGTGGGTGCAATCCTAATAGTTGGTTTTACTGATTCAATGAATGATGAAAAACTACCTGAGATGATTCATCACTTAAAAAACACAGCAGAACTAATTAACAACAGATTATCCTATTTTCACTCAAAGACAAAGGGTGCGTAAAGGATTACAGGCTTAAGGCTACATCACGCTATATTATATAAATGCATACTGTCCTTCCACCTTGCCAGAACAGTGTCCTTCACACCATTTAAATCATCCACTGTAAGCCTGTCTATCATTTCTTCGGCTACTCTTCTCGCATGAGTCATAATATCCCCATCCCTAACAATATCCCCTACCCTGAACTTCGGTATACCTGATTGCCTCACACCAAGCATGTCACCCGGTCCTCTTATTTTCATATCCTCCTCGGCTATTTTAAACCCGTCTGTTGTCCCTTCCATGACCTTTAACCTTCTGGTGGCAATCTCTGTCCTTCTGGTTGATGTTATTAACACACATTTTGAAGGATATGTTCCCCTTCCAACCCTGCCCCTCAACTGGTGAAGCTGTGAAAGACCAAACCTCTCTGCATGCTCTATCACCATCATGGTTACATTTGGGACATCTATTCCAACCTCAATTACCGTTGTGCATACCAGAACATCTATCTCCTTATTCTTAAACCTGAACATTATCTTTTCCTTCTCCTCAGCCTTCATCCTCCCATGGAGAAGCCCTACTCTGTATGAAGGAAAAACTGATTTTTTGAAATAGGCGGCCATTTCCTTTGCATTTAAAAGCTCTATTTTCTCTGACTCTTCAACCAGGGGATACACAATATAAGCCTGATGCCCCTTTTTTAATTCATCTTCAATCATTCTATACACAGCAAATTTATCTTTATCTAAAAATACCTTTGTCCATATCTTCTGCCTTCCCTTTGGTATCTCATCTATAACAGAAACATCAAGATCACCATATACCACCATTGAAAGGGTCCTCGGGATTGGAGTTGCAGTCATTACAAGGGTGTCAGGAAAAACATCTATTTCCGATTGCCGATTTCCGATTGCCGATTTCGGAATTTTATCGTCCCGCGTCCCGCGTCCCACGTCCTTCGTAGTCAATCCTGACCCCTGAATCCTGACCCCTGACCCCTTTTCTTTTAAGAGTTTTCTCTGTATAACCCCAAATCGATGTTGTTCGTCAATAATCACCAAACCAAGCCTTCTGAAGTTTACATCTTTCTGAATAAGTGCATGGGTCCCCACTATTACCGAATATTCTCCCTTTTTTATACCCTCAATAACCCCCTTTCTTTCTTTTCCCATATTTCCCCTTAAAAATACGAGAGGGATACCCATCCACTCAAAAGCTTTGTGGATAGTCAAATAATGCTGTTCAGCAAGTATTTCTGTAGGTGCCATAAAGGCAACCTGATAGCCATTGTCTACTGCAATACAAGCGGCTAAAATAGCACAGACCGTCTTACCACAACCGACATCTCCCTGCAAAAGTCTATTCATAGGCTCAATATGGGCCATATCATGTTCTGTTTCCCTGATCACCCTCTTTTGCGCCAATGTCAATTCAAATGGCAAGCTACCTTTAAACTTATTATAATAAATACCATCTGACTTAAAACTTATACCCCTCTCCTTCTTTATCTCCCCTTTCTTCATCAGTAATGCAGCCTGGAACAGCAAATATTCTTCAAATATAAGACGTTGTATGTATTTCTGACGAATATTGCTTTCAAGTAAGTCATCATCAGGGAAATGTATCTTGAAAAATGTCTCATACAGGGGGGTAAAACCATAAAATTTCTCTATCTCCCCGGGGAGAATGCTTTTCACATAAACTCCATAGTCTTCAAAAACCCTTTTTACAAGATTTCTTAAGGTTCCCTGTTTTACCCGATCAATCTCCGAATAAATAGGCACTATCCCCTTACAGTTCTCTATTTCACTTTCATCGCCCAAGATGGTAACTTCAGGGTGAATCATCTGAAGCTTTGTTCCATATCTGCTTACCCCTCCCGAGAGCAAGAGTATATTGCCTTTCCTACAGATATTTCTTAAATACGAAGAAACCCACTGAAACCATTTCACTGAAATATTACCAGTCCCATCATCCACAATCGCTTCATACGCCTTCTTCCGTGAATGACGGTAAAATAATGATTTAGAGGTTACCACCTTCGCGATCACAAGGGCCTTCTCCCCTTCTCTTAACTCGTTTATTTTACGTATATACCTCTTATCCTCATATCTTATCGGTAAAAAGTAAAACAGATCCTCAACGCTTTTAATCCCTTTTTTCTCCATCTGCTCTGAAATTTTTGGACCAACACCCTTTAAAAAACGAATCGGTGTTGTGAGTAAGTCATTTTTCTTTCCCATTTTGAAATTTTATATTACAATATTCCCGCATCCTTTTAAAGACAGTTATGAGTTCGGAGTTGGGGGTTTAAAGTGATAGATTCCCGCTTTGCTGGACTCCGAACTTGTTGGCGGCAATTATGGAAATAATTAAAAGTGCTTATATAGGACATACACAGATCAGCATAATTCAAGGCGATTTGACCGAAAGCGATGTTGATGCTATTGTCAATGCGGCTAACTCGTACTTGCAACACGGGGGAGGCGTGGCTGGCGCTATCGTGAGAAAGGGTGGCGATATTATACAGGAAGAAAGTAACAGGATAGGATATGTGCCAGTCGGTGGATGCGCTATCACAACAGGTGGCAAACTGAAGGCAAGGTATGTCATTCATACAGTTGGGCCACGGTGGGGTGAAGGAGAGGAAGAACTCAAGCTCAGAAATGCCATAAAAAATACATTGATGCTCGCAACAGAAAAAGGGTTCAAAACCCTTTCAATGCCTGCCATAAGCGCAGGGATTTTTGGTTTTCCAAAAGAAAAATGTGCACAGATAATAATAGATGAGACAATAGCTTTTATAAAAAATAAGGGAACACCCTTAAAAGAAATAAGGTTTTATCTCATGGACAAAGAGATTATCGAGTTCTTTAAAAAAGAAATGGAGAAACCTGTCTGCCAGCCAGGCAGGTCAGAAGAGGACAGGTAAAAATGTGCGGAATATTTGGAATCTTTAATCACAAAGATGCTGCGAACATTACCTATCTTGGTCTCCATGCCCTCCAGCATAGAGGCCAGGAAAGCGCAGGGATAGCGAGCATAGATGGGTATGCTATGCGTTCCCATAGGGGAATGGGGCTTGTATCAGACGTCTTTAATGAAGAAATACTTCAAAAAATAAAAGGACATTCAGCGATTGGACATGTGAGATACTCAACAGCAGGTTCAAGCGATCTTAAAAATGCACAACCCTTTATTGTTGAATACTTAAGGGGTAATCTTGCTATCGCACATAATGGAAACCTTACAAATGCCAGAATTATAAAGGACGAGCTTCAAAACAACGGTTCTATTTTTCAATCTTCAATGGATACAGAGGTTATTGTTCACCTGATAGCCCTTTCTCATGAAAATTCAACACTTGACAGGTTAATAAGTGCACTCCGGAGGGTAGAAGGTTCGTATTCCCTCATCTTACTAACGGACAAAGAGTTTATAGCAGTAAGGGACCCTTATGGATTCAGACCACTCGTACTTGGAAAATTAAA
Encoded proteins:
- the recG gene encoding ATP-dependent DNA helicase RecG translates to MGKKNDLLTTPIRFLKGVGPKISEQMEKKGIKSVEDLFYFLPIRYEDKRYIRKINELREGEKALVIAKVVTSKSLFYRHSRKKAYEAIVDDGTGNISVKWFQWVSSYLRNICRKGNILLLSGGVSRYGTKLQMIHPEVTILGDESEIENCKGIVPIYSEIDRVKQGTLRNLVKRVFEDYGVYVKSILPGEIEKFYGFTPLYETFFKIHFPDDDLLESNIRQKYIQRLIFEEYLLFQAALLMKKGEIKKERGISFKSDGIYYNKFKGSLPFELTLAQKRVIRETEHDMAHIEPMNRLLQGDVGCGKTVCAILAACIAVDNGYQVAFMAPTEILAEQHYLTIHKAFEWMGIPLVFLRGNMGKERKGVIEGIKKGEYSVIVGTHALIQKDVNFRRLGLVIIDEQHRFGVIQRKLLKEKGSGVRIQGSGLTTKDVGRGTRDDKIPKSAIGNRQSEIDVFPDTLVMTATPIPRTLSMVVYGDLDVSVIDEIPKGRQKIWTKVFLDKDKFAVYRMIEDELKKGHQAYIVYPLVEESEKIELLNAKEMAAYFKKSVFPSYRVGLLHGRMKAEEKEKIMFRFKNKEIDVLVCTTVIEVGIDVPNVTMMVIEHAERFGLSQLHQLRGRVGRGTYPSKCVLITSTRRTEIATRRLKVMEGTTDGFKIAEEDMKIRGPGDMLGVRQSGIPKFRVGDIVRDGDIMTHARRVAEEMIDRLTVDDLNGVKDTVLARWKDSMHLYNIA
- a CDS encoding macro domain-containing protein; this translates as MEIIKSAYIGHTQISIIQGDLTESDVDAIVNAANSYLQHGGGVAGAIVRKGGDIIQEESNRIGYVPVGGCAITTGGKLKARYVIHTVGPRWGEGEEELKLRNAIKNTLMLATEKGFKTLSMPAISAGIFGFPKEKCAQIIIDETIAFIKNKGTPLKEIRFYLMDKEIIEFFKKEMEKPVCQPGRSEEDR